The proteins below are encoded in one region of Belonocnema kinseyi isolate 2016_QV_RU_SX_M_011 chromosome 3, B_treatae_v1, whole genome shotgun sequence:
- the LOC117170017 gene encoding uncharacterized protein LOC117170017 produces the protein MACMTQDSNNQPNAHSSDNSSNIEKKALRLLFWNARSIVNIITEAIVNNTPKKKIVNNKFHRNPVMWWDSECDKFQRLRTAAFKRWRFTKTLEDFILYKKTCAQATKLFKKKRRTHYRSFASKINFRTSNSYVWNTSKILKNKWSKVKPDHVSENFQTKDKIEIALNKLCPDWAIPNPNTLPTCGHNDFLSESFSFTEFNVALEYKNTQASPGMDGVDFEIIQCLPLKYKLILLDIYNEMYKTENYPDSWKNTYIHFITKPDGKSVRPIALTSCMCKLFESMLKNRMQWWVEYRNILPNSQPEFRKGQSTTDNLTNFLVYAEEAFANKNSVIAAFLDVTGAFDKVLIDILLQKLANI, from the exons ATGGCTTGTATGACTCAAGATAGTAATAATCAACCCAACGCCCACTCAAGCGATAATAGTTCTAACATTGAGAAGAAAGCTCTTAGATTACTCTTTTGGAATGCTAGAAGTATTGTCA ATATTATAACAGAGGCTATTGTAAACAATACTCccaagaaaaaaatcgttaataatAAATTCCATCGCAATCCAGTAATGTGGTGGGATTCGGAATGTGATAAGTTCCAAAGATTACGGACTGCTGCCTTCAAGCGCTGGCGTTTTACTAAAACCCTAGAAgactttattttatacaaaaaaacctGTGCTCAAGCCACAAAACTTTTCAAGAAGAAAAGAAGGACACATTACAGGTCTTTTGccagtaaaataaatttcagaaccaGCAACAGCTACGTTTGGAACACtagcaaaatattgaaaaataaatggtcTAAAGTAAAACCAGATCATGTCTCCGAAAATTTTCAGActaaagataaaattgaaatagCTCTTAATAAATTATGCCCTGATTGGGCTATTCCGAATCCCAACACGTTACCCACTTGTGGTCACAATGACTTTCTGAGTGAATCTTTCAGTTTTACTGAGTTCAATGTTGCCCTTGAATATAAAAATACTCAAGCCAGTCCCGGTATGGACGGAgtggattttgaaataattcagtgtTTACCGTTAAAATACAAACTTATCCTGCTAGACATTTACAACGAAAtgtataaaactgaaaattatccAGATAGCTGGAAAAACACTTACATACATTTTATTACGAAACCCGATGGAAAAAGTGTTAGACCGATAGCTCTCACGTCGTGTATGTGTAAACTGTTCGAATCAATGCTTAAAAATAGAATGCAATGGTGGGTTGAATACCGTAACATCCTCCCCAACAGTCAGCCCGAATTTCGAAAAGGGCAAAGCACTACCGATAATCTTACAAATTTTCTTGTATATGCTGAAGAAGCTTTTGCCAATAAGAACAGCGTTATTGCCGCTTTTTTAGATGTTACTGGCGCATTTGATAAAGTATTAATTGACATTCTCCTACAAAAGCTAGCAAATATCTGA
- the LOC117170019 gene encoding uncharacterized protein LOC117170019: MLLSYTPKKNKKVLLISSMHFAGDMNENSMKPEIIDFYNIIKGGVDVLDKLCHDKTTWRKTLRWPIRYFYEMEMRLQNPRLPRELGSLIGKVLGKEIDMGATSSQSGQPAGQKKIKRCDFCDPKKDRKGYSFCGTCNKSLCGEHKRVICPTCDNATDT; this comes from the coding sequence ATGTTGTTGTCGTACACTCCAAAGAAGAACAAAAAGGTGTTATTGATTTCCTCAATGCATTTTGCTGGAGATAtgaatgaaaattccatgaaacCTGAGATAATAGACTTTTACAATATTATCAAAGGCGGTGTTGATGTATTGGACAAATTATGCCATGATAAAACCACTTGGAGGAAAACATTGAGATGGCCAATAAGATATTTTTATGAGATGGAAATGAGATTGCAAAACCCTCGCCTTCCCAGAGAATTAGGGTCATTAATTGGcaaagttttgggaaaagaaatcGATATGGGCGCAACCAGCAGTCAATCAGGACAGCCAGCAGGACAGAAGAAAATCAAAAGATGTGATTTTTGTGATCCCAAGAAAGACAGAAAGGGGTATTCATTTTGTGGTACGTGCAATAAATCTTTGTGTGGAGAACATAAAAGAGTGATTTGTCCGACTTGTGATAATGCTACTGACACCTAG